In a genomic window of Tachysurus vachellii isolate PV-2020 chromosome 13, HZAU_Pvac_v1, whole genome shotgun sequence:
- the ccdc113 gene encoding coiled-coil domain-containing protein 113 isoform X2 — protein sequence MAESKEDGTKSALEQVEELRCANAFLQTENETFECFLSRMDSLSLGSPLASQMEKEAGCGGRSESSETSQEPSNLLTLEQKCYIAERELEETRRELEPSDTTSLSRNVNYYKAAIENSDRRLVQIKRERHEFEEFVAKIRQTTPVQAQRAQKIIGYIERQINTKETLTERIRRRNKFLRIQNWKQQVMVQRKEQMQEKLSRIDLEHLTQKNTQSREFLQKFQEQLLHHRMLVRKSQHVLNLFKERLKKEVMESDSLSRKIALHEEKLSKIREQQQKVEKTHFSVYPVRRSELRPRI from the exons ATGCGCAAATGCCTTTCTCCAGACAGAGAATGAGACGTTCGAGTGTTTCCTCAGTCGGATGGACTCTCTCAGCTTGGGCTCACCGCTTGCATCCCAGATGGAGAAGGAAGCG GGGTGTGGAGGACGATCTGAAAGCAGCGAAACATCTCAGGAGCCGTCGAATCTCCTGACACTGGAACAGAAGTGTTACATCGCAGAGAGAGAGCTGGAAGAGACGAGGAGAGAGCTGGAGCCGTCCGACACCACCAGTTTATCAAGAAATGTCAATTATTATAAG GCTGCTATAGAAAACTCGGACAGGCGTCTGGTCCAAATTAAGAGGGAGAGGCATGAGTTTGAAGAGTTTGTTGCTAAAATTCGACAGACAACACCGGTTCAGGCACAGAGGGCACAAAAGATCATCGGGTACATCGAGCGGCAAATAAACACCAAG GAAACGCTGACGGAAAGGATTCGCAGGAGAAACAAGTTTTTGCGGATACAAAACTGGAAGCAGCAGGTCATGGTGCAGAGGAAGGAACAGATGCAAGAGAAGCTGTCCAGGATCGATTTGGAGCACCTGACTCAAAAGAACACCCAGTCACGCGAGTTTCTGCAGAAGTTCCAGGAGCAACTGCTGCATCACAGAATGCTGGTTCGAAAGAGCCAACATGTATTGAACCTTTTCAAG GAGCGGCTCAAGAAGGAAGTGATGGAATCAGATTCGCTGAGCAGAAAAATCGCTTTACATGAAGAAAAGCTGTCAAAGATCAGAGAGCAACAGCAGAAGGTCGAGAAG acacATTTCTCTGTGTATCCTGTACGCAGGAGCGAGCTCAGGCCGAGGATCTGA